In Osmia bicornis bicornis chromosome 1, iOsmBic2.1, whole genome shotgun sequence, the following proteins share a genomic window:
- the LOC114876190 gene encoding RING finger protein 11, whose translation MGNCLKRVGSSQQDNTTLLSNNPDPMLTSGSSQEGLGPPIPYNEVVGSYYPSIATRERYLQSMNLSVARGIGVGVNLGPNSGSGTLSEEEQQVRIAKRIGLIQHLPMREYDGAKKGECVICMMELQVGEEVRYLPCMHTYHAVCIDDWLLRSLTCPSCMEPVDAALISSYHPTT comes from the exons ATGGGAAATTGTTTAAAACGTGTCGGAAGCAGTCAACAGGACAATACCACTTTGTTGAGTAACAATCCTGATCCTATGTTGACTAGTGGATCATCGCAAGAAGGCCTTGGACCTCCGATACCCTacaat GAAGTAGTGGGCTCTTATTATCCGTCAATTGCTACCAGAGAACGTTATTTGCAATCTATGAATTTAAGCGTCGCTCGTGGAATCGGTGTTGGCGTTAATTTAGGACCAAACAGTGGATCCGGTACACTTAGCGAAGAAGAACAGCAAGTAAGAATTGCAAAACGCATAGGACTTATCCAGCATTTACCTATGAGAGAATACGATGGAGCTAAGAAAGGAGAGTGCGTGATTTGCATGATGGAGCTCCAAGTGGGAGAAGAAGTGCGTTATCTACCCTGTATGCACACTTATCATGCTGTCTGCATCGACGATTGGTTGCTACGTTCCCTGACGTGTCCATCGTGTATGGAACCGGTAGATGCAGCATTAATTAGTTCGTATCATCCAACTACTTAA
- the LOC114876183 gene encoding leucine-rich repeats and immunoglobulin-like domains protein 3 has product MSDSEQVFLLRRLVWKCKWTVIVLSILCVIPLNVVNADMKLYGAKDNQCPVECGCLGNVVDCSSLQLIGAPSGLPPWTEILELKENNITSLEPDALLHLTKLKELDLSANKFGDNFTIVLPTATQLQGLKVNKNQLTRVPDMVFVENITHLALAHNSITDINGTALLTLQRLENLDVSGNRISVIRNGSFLAPNCLTHLNLNMNQIRLIENGSLDNLTSLEELRLNKNHLTQLKDLFTNLRKLRILEINRNELQTIQGLSLLGLRNLKELRLKRNKIESLDDGAFWPLENLTILQLDFNLLTVVRKGGLFGLERLQKLTLSHNRISTIEVQAWDKCKEIVELDLSHNEIASVARDTFEFLEKLEKLKLDHNQITYISDGAFRSTPNLQILELNFNKISYMVEDINGVFDPLGQLWKLGLAYNDIKSVHKDAFTGLSSVTELDLSGNNVTSIQENAFASMTSLIKLRMNSRTLFCDCGLQWLSMWLREHRYSDAEVYCGYPHWLQGMSLTQLHHKNFTCDEYPKPRIIEEPKSQMGIKGDNVTLICRATSTASARLHFTWKHDNVEMDNANSEINIDSAESGVTKASSILHLTNVTHANAGKYQCMVTNTYGTTYSAKAKISIMVYPSFSKIPHDIRVIAGSTARLECSAEGQPSPQIAWQKDGGNNFPAARERRMHMMPTDDVLFIVDVKTADSGVYSCTAQNLAGLIVANATLTILETPSFVKPMENKEITVGGSIVLECMASGTPRPKLSWRKNGSPLQATERHFFTAEDQLLIIVNTRASDAGSYECEMSNSLGSVVGASHLTVKPAPTSTPSPASVNEDDILGLIIITVVCCAVGTSIVWVVIIYQTRRRLNAVAQARNAQTSTAVTAPVPDTQTHLYLETSSQHSKDSGTGDSTNPSSDQLQLCLPEEIVTCSMNNEEETGAVVNVGAPLLRYTNHERQVRENEDCAV; this is encoded by the exons aTGTCGGATTCCGAACAAGTATTTCTTCTACGTCGGCTTGTGTGGAAATGCAAATGGACCGTTATTGTTTTATCGATATTATGTGTTATTCCATTGAACGTTGTAAATGCCGACATGAAATTGTATGGTGCGAAGGATAATCAGTGTCCCGTTGAGTGTGGGTGCCTTGGGAATGTGGTGGACTGCAGTAGCTTACAATTGATCGGAGCACCCAGTGGTCTACCACCATGGACAGAGATCTT ggaattaaaagaaaataatataactaGTTTGGAACCAGATGCCTTGTTACATTTAACTAAACTCAAAGAACT ggATCTTAGTgctaacaaatttggagataACTTTACAATTGTTTTACCAACAGCTACACAGTTACAAGGACtgaaagttaataaaaatcaattgACTAGAGTGCCTGATATGgtttttgttgaaaatataacTCATCTTGCATT agCTCATAACTCGATTACCGATATAAATGGTACCGCTCTACTTACCTTGCAACGACTTGAAAATTTGGATGTCAGTGGAAATAGGATAAGCGTCATACGAAATGGATCATTTCTTGCTCCTAATTGCCTTACGCACTT AAACTTAAATATGAATCAGATAAGGCTAATCGAAAATGGAAGTTTAGATAATCTAACTTCCTTGGAAGAATtacgtttaaataaaaatcatttaactCAATTGAAAGatctttttacaaatttaaggAAACTCCGTATATT AGAAATAAATAGAAACGAATTACAGACGATCCAAGGGCTTAGCCTGTTGGGTTTAAGAAATCTTAAAGAATTACgcttaaaaagaaataagatcGAATCGTTGGACGATGGAGCATTCTGGCCTCTTGAAAATTTAACGATATTACAACTTGATTTTAACTTGCTAACTGTGGTGAGAAAAGGCGGTCTCTTTGGATTAGAGCGTTTACAAAAGTTGACGCTGTCGCACAATCGAATAAGCACGATCGAGGTGCAAGCTTGGGATAAGTGTAAAGAGATTGTAGAATT GGATCTGTCGCACAACGAAATAGCATCCGTCGCACGAGATACATttgaatttttagaaaagttGGAAAAACTGAAATTGGACCACAATCAAATTACGTACATTTCGGATGGCGCGTTCCGTTCAACTCCTAATCTACAGATACT ggaacttaatttcaataaaatttcgtACATGGTGGAAGATATTAACGGCGTGTTTGATCCATTGGGCCAATTATGGAAATTAGGGTTGGCGTACAACGATATAAAATCCGTACACAAAGATGCATTTACGGGATTAAGTAGCGTAACAGAATTAGACTTAAGTGGAAACAATGTGACGAGCATTCAGGAAAATGCTTTCGCTTCAATGACCAGTTTGATTAAACTTCGTATGAACTCGA GAACACTATTTTGCGACTGCGGTTTGCAGTGGTTAAGTATGTGGTTGCGCGAGCATAGATACAGCGATGCGGAAGTGTATTGTGGATATCCGCATTGGTTACAGGGTATGTCGTTGACTCAGCTTCatcataaaaattttacatgCG ACGAATATCCGAAACCAAGAATAATCGAAGAACCTAAAAGTCAGATGGGTATTAAAGGAGATAACGTAACGTTAATTTGTCGAGCAACCAGTACTGCCAGTGCGCGACTACATTTTACATGGAAGCACGATAACGTGGAAATGGATAATGCAAATtcagaaataaatattgattCCGCGGAAAGCGGTGTGACAAAGGCGTCTTCCATCTTGCATCTTACTAACGTAACTCATGCAAATGCTGGCAAATACCAGTGCATGGTTACAAACACGTACGGGACGACGTATTCTGCGAAAGCAAAAATAAGCATTATGG TTTATCCATCGTTCTCGAAAATTCCCCACGATATACGTGTAATTGCTGGAAGCACTGCTCGGCTCGAATGTTCCGCGGAGGGTCAACCGTCGCCGCAAATAGCGTGGCAAAAAGATGGAGGGAACAACTTTCCAGCGGCAAGGGAAAGAAGAATGCACATGATGCCAACAGACGACGTACTGTTCATCGTTGACGTGAAAACAGCGGATAGCGGCGTTTACTCTTGCACCGCGCAAAATCTTGCCGGCCTTATTGTCGCGAATGCTACTCTTACCATATTAG AAACACCGTCGTTCGTGAAACCGatggaaaacaaagaaataacCGTCGGTGGTTCGATCGTGTTGGAGTGTATGGCAAGCGGTACACCAAGACCAAAGCTATCCTGGCGTAAAAACGGAAGCCCTCTACAAGCTACGGAACGTCATTTCTTCACCGCTGAAGATCAATTATTGATAATCGTCAATACTAGAGCTAGCGACGCTGGGAGCTACGAATGCGAAATGAGTAATTCGTTGGGCAGCGTTGTTGGCGCGTCTCACCTTACAGTGAAACCAG CTCCGACCTCTACTCCTAGCCCCGCTTCGGTAAACGAAGACGATATACTAGGTTTGATAATAATCACCGTTGTATGCTGTGCCGTTGGTACGTCCATAGTGTGGGTGGTTATAATTTATCAGACTAGACGACGCCTAAATGCCGTTGCGCAAGCTAGAAACGCGCAAACGTCGACGGCTGTAACAGCCCCTGTTCCGGACACACAGACGCATTTATATTTGGAAACGAGTTCTCAGCATAGCAAAGATAGCGGTACAGGAGATAGTACCAATCCTAGTAGCGACCAGTTACAATTATGTTTACCCG AGGAAATCGTCACGTGTTCTATGAacaacgaagaagaaactggAGCGGTAGTAAACGTCGGTGCACCGTTGTTACGGTACACGAATCACGAACGACAGGTTCGCGAGAACGAAGACTGTGCCGTATAA